One window from the genome of Nitrosopumilus sp. encodes:
- a CDS encoding C2H2-type zinc finger protein gives MGFFKKIKCEQCERKFSKEEELMNHKQIVHGKDSHYDCKECDKFFTNMEEMRTHLQREHSYKKDR, from the coding sequence ATGGGATTTTTTAAAAAAATAAAATGTGAACAGTGTGAAAGAAAATTTTCAAAAGAAGAAGAATTGATGAATCATAAACAAATTGTTCACGGAAAAGATTCACACTATGATTGCAAAGAATGTGACAAATTTTTTACAAACATGGAAGAGATGAGAACCCATCTGCAAAGAGAACACAGTTACAAAAAAGACAGATAA
- a CDS encoding RNA polymerase Rbp10, with translation MINMVDEEIDEVEETPVETFEVNYSCLRCGTTVSNTELSRLPEIKCICGFRVFTKSRPPVVKTVKAI, from the coding sequence ATGATTAACATGGTTGACGAAGAAATAGATGAAGTGGAAGAAACTCCTGTTGAAACTTTTGAAGTAAACTATTCTTGTTTGAGATGTGGAACCACTGTTTCTAACACTGAATTATCTAGATTGCCTGAAATCAAATGTATTTGTGGATTTAGAGTATTTACTAAATCAAGACCTCCTGTAGTAAAAACTGTAAAAGCAATTTAA
- the rpsJ gene encoding 30S ribosomal protein S10 translates to MTQTARVKLTSTSLPKLDGVCGEIMGIGKKTGVKVKGPTPLPVKRLHVATRKSPCGSGTETYEKWEMKMHRRIININADDKAIRQLMRLKIPDDVYIELSLT, encoded by the coding sequence ATGACACAAACCGCCCGTGTTAAACTCACTTCAACCAGCCTTCCAAAATTGGATGGTGTATGTGGTGAAATCATGGGTATTGGTAAAAAAACTGGTGTCAAAGTTAAAGGTCCAACTCCACTTCCTGTCAAAAGACTACATGTTGCTACTAGAAAATCTCCATGTGGCAGTGGAACTGAAACTTATGAAAAATGGGAAATGAAAATGCATAGAAGAATAATCAATATCAATGCAGATGATAAGGCAATTAGACAACTTATGAGACTTAAAATCCCTGATGATGTCTATATTGAATTGTCTCTAACATAA
- the tuf gene encoding translation elongation factor EF-1 subunit alpha, translated as MADKPHLNLIVTGHIDNGKSTTMGHFLMDLGVVDERTIAAHGAESEKTGKGDTFKYAWVMDNIKDERERGITIDLAFQKFESPKYFFTLIDAPGHRDFIKNMITGASEADAAVLVLSAKEGETDTAIAAGGQAREHAFLLKTLGVSQIIIAINKMDAVDYKEDAFNTAKEKGEKLAKSVGYKLENVPIIPVSGWKGDNLVKKTENMPWYKGKTLLEAFDDFTVTEKPTGKPLRVPIQDVYTITGVGTVPVGRVETGIMKAGQKIVVMPSGAQGEIKSIETHHTEMPSAEAGDNIGFNLRGIEKKDIKRGDVLGTPDAPPNVAKEFKAQIIVIHHPTAIAPGYTPVMHAHTTQVAATVTEFLQKINPASGAVEEENPKFLKVGDSAIVKIRPVRPTCIETFQDFPEMGRFALRDMGATIAAGIVKEITEEYKP; from the coding sequence ATGGCAGATAAACCACACTTGAACCTGATTGTTACAGGACATATTGATAATGGAAAATCAACTACTATGGGTCATTTTTTGATGGATCTTGGAGTTGTAGATGAAAGAACAATTGCAGCTCACGGAGCAGAATCCGAAAAGACCGGAAAAGGTGATACTTTCAAGTACGCTTGGGTTATGGATAACATTAAAGATGAAAGAGAAAGAGGAATCACAATCGATTTAGCTTTCCAAAAGTTTGAGTCACCAAAGTATTTCTTTACTTTGATTGACGCTCCTGGTCACAGGGACTTTATCAAAAACATGATTACTGGTGCTTCTGAAGCAGATGCCGCCGTTTTGGTACTTTCTGCAAAAGAAGGAGAAACCGATACTGCTATTGCAGCAGGTGGACAAGCAAGAGAACACGCATTCTTGTTAAAAACACTCGGTGTAAGCCAGATTATTATTGCAATCAATAAGATGGATGCAGTAGATTACAAAGAGGATGCATTTAACACCGCCAAAGAAAAAGGTGAAAAATTAGCAAAATCTGTTGGCTACAAATTAGAAAACGTACCAATTATTCCAGTTTCTGGATGGAAAGGTGATAACTTAGTTAAGAAAACTGAGAACATGCCTTGGTACAAGGGTAAGACTTTGTTAGAAGCATTTGATGACTTTACCGTTACTGAAAAACCAACTGGTAAACCATTACGTGTTCCAATTCAAGATGTTTACACCATTACTGGTGTAGGTACTGTACCTGTTGGTAGAGTTGAAACTGGTATCATGAAAGCAGGACAAAAAATTGTTGTAATGCCTTCTGGTGCACAAGGTGAAATCAAATCTATTGAAACTCACCACACTGAAATGCCATCTGCAGAAGCAGGTGATAACATTGGTTTCAACTTGAGAGGTATTGAAAAGAAAGATATCAAGAGAGGAGACGTTCTTGGTACTCCTGATGCCCCACCAAATGTTGCAAAAGAATTCAAAGCACAAATTATTGTAATTCATCACCCAACTGCAATTGCTCCTGGTTATACTCCAGTAATGCATGCACACACTACACAAGTTGCAGCAACTGTTACTGAGTTCCTCCAAAAGATCAACCCTGCATCTGGTGCAGTTGAAGAAGAAAATCCAAAATTCCTTAAAGTTGGGGATTCTGCAATTGTAAAAATCAGACCAGTGAGACCCACTTGTATCGAGACTTTCCAAGATTTCCCTGAAATGGGTAGATTTGCACTTAGAGATATGGGTGCAACTATCGCAGCAGGTATTGTAAAGGAAATTACCGAAGAGTACAAACCATAG
- the fbp gene encoding fructose-1,6-bisphosphate aldolase/phosphatase, with the protein MKITVSVIKADVGGVGGHTKPSDGLIEAIRNTVKNSADLLIDYYIGYCGDDTHIVMTHTHGVDNQQIHKLAWDAFMAGTQVAKEEGLYGAGQDLLRDSFSGNVKGMGPGVAEMEFEERPNEAFTVFAADKTEPGAFNYPIYRMFVDALSNTGLIVNKSLAKGVKMNIMDVEKAQIAELHLWEDKPTIEAALMYPGRYVVDSVYTKDGEPILDASTDRLHNIAGTYVGKDDPICVVRTQKNFPATEEVGSVFNNPHYVAGNTRGSHNMPLMPVKLNSAATINFCIPIVEALVFSMHDGKLTGPFDGFSTPDWDYIRENATKKAMAIRSQGFIHPATLVPSELEYAEGYRARMDVLESKMKPMEDTSSGEKKENYEDPD; encoded by the coding sequence ATGAAAATTACAGTTTCAGTTATCAAAGCAGATGTAGGTGGAGTTGGAGGACACACCAAACCAAGTGACGGTCTAATCGAAGCTATTAGAAACACTGTCAAAAATTCAGCAGATCTACTTATTGATTATTACATAGGATATTGCGGAGACGATACTCACATTGTCATGACACATACACATGGAGTAGATAATCAACAAATTCATAAATTAGCATGGGATGCATTTATGGCAGGAACTCAAGTAGCAAAAGAAGAGGGTCTGTATGGAGCAGGTCAAGATTTGTTAAGAGATTCTTTTTCAGGAAATGTAAAAGGAATGGGTCCAGGAGTTGCAGAAATGGAATTTGAAGAAAGACCCAATGAAGCATTTACAGTCTTTGCAGCTGACAAAACAGAACCAGGTGCATTCAACTATCCAATTTACAGAATGTTTGTAGATGCATTAAGTAACACAGGACTAATTGTAAACAAAAGCCTTGCAAAAGGAGTAAAAATGAACATCATGGATGTAGAAAAAGCACAAATTGCAGAACTGCATCTATGGGAAGATAAACCAACCATTGAAGCGGCACTAATGTATCCAGGAAGATATGTAGTAGATTCTGTGTATACAAAAGATGGAGAACCAATTCTTGATGCATCAACTGATAGACTACATAACATTGCTGGAACATATGTTGGTAAAGATGATCCAATCTGTGTAGTTAGAACTCAAAAGAACTTCCCAGCTACAGAAGAAGTAGGAAGTGTATTTAACAATCCACATTATGTTGCAGGAAATACAAGAGGTAGCCACAATATGCCTTTGATGCCTGTAAAACTAAATTCTGCAGCTACAATCAACTTTTGCATTCCAATTGTTGAAGCACTAGTTTTTAGTATGCATGATGGAAAACTTACAGGGCCATTTGATGGATTTTCAACTCCTGATTGGGATTACATTAGAGAAAATGCCACTAAGAAAGCAATGGCAATTAGAAGTCAAGGATTTATTCATCCTGCAACACTTGTTCCATCAGAATTAGAATATGCTGAAGGATATAGAGCTAGAATGGATGTACTTGAAAGCAAGATGAAACCAATGGAAGACACCTCATCTGGGGAAAAGAAAGAGAATTACGAAGATCCAGATTAG
- a CDS encoding ATP-dependent DNA ligase, with protein MEFSTLAESFNKMESTRKRLELTQLLVELFEKTPSDIISKIIYLIQGKLRPDFEGVELGVSEKLVLRAAKKSLGIDEKEIINTLNKTGDLGTAISNTLEKKTQTGLFDFGIDSDTYDEAIFESKANTVERIYEVLWSISQLEGAGKNIQDKKINFISSLWNKSKPTEVKFVTKLLLGSLRLGVAENTVMDALAIAFSGDKENRKKLQYAYNVSSDLGKVAEVIATKGLEGIEKFEIVLFNPIRPMLADRVKSEQEAIEKMGKEFAAEYKLDGERVQLHIEGEKVELFSRSLERIESYYPDIIERIPKNILADNIILEAEAVAINENTGEFLPFQELMHRRRKYKIEKAVTEYPITVNFFDILYCNSKSCVELSYKERREKLEKHVKEDEFSKYIPMTIVKNENEIEDFMENSINAGSEGLMLKMLDKPYQAGSRGSHWLKLKREYRNELGDSLDLVVIGGFFGKGRRTGNYGTLLLATYDEDDDTFPSICKVGTGFSDESLDQLYQILHPKVSIKKNPRIISEMEADVWFEPELVIEVVASEITLSPIHKAALGAIRKDAGLALRFPKFTGKIRVEKAVEDASTNEEVITLYRGQKKIAHDKNRI; from the coding sequence ATGGAGTTCTCAACATTAGCTGAGTCATTTAATAAAATGGAATCAACTAGAAAGAGACTAGAGCTTACTCAATTATTAGTTGAATTATTTGAAAAAACACCTAGCGACATCATCTCAAAAATAATTTATCTCATTCAAGGAAAATTAAGACCAGATTTTGAAGGAGTCGAATTAGGCGTTTCAGAAAAACTAGTTTTAAGGGCAGCTAAGAAATCATTAGGTATTGATGAAAAAGAGATCATCAATACTTTAAACAAAACAGGAGATCTTGGAACTGCTATTTCAAATACATTGGAGAAAAAAACACAGACAGGATTATTTGATTTTGGAATTGATTCAGACACATATGATGAAGCAATTTTTGAATCAAAAGCCAACACAGTAGAGAGAATTTACGAAGTATTATGGTCAATTTCGCAATTAGAGGGGGCAGGAAAAAATATTCAAGATAAAAAAATTAATTTCATATCTAGTTTATGGAACAAATCTAAACCAACAGAAGTAAAATTCGTTACAAAACTATTACTTGGAAGTTTACGATTAGGAGTTGCAGAAAATACAGTAATGGATGCTTTAGCAATAGCATTTTCAGGAGATAAAGAAAATAGGAAAAAACTTCAATATGCATATAACGTATCAAGTGATCTAGGGAAAGTTGCAGAAGTAATTGCAACAAAAGGTCTAGAAGGAATAGAGAAATTTGAAATTGTTTTATTCAATCCAATCAGACCAATGTTAGCTGACCGAGTTAAAAGTGAGCAAGAAGCAATTGAAAAAATGGGAAAAGAGTTTGCAGCAGAATACAAACTAGATGGAGAAAGAGTTCAACTTCACATAGAGGGAGAAAAAGTAGAATTATTTTCCAGAAGTTTAGAAAGAATTGAAAGTTATTATCCAGACATCATAGAAAGAATTCCAAAAAATATACTAGCAGACAATATTATTTTGGAAGCAGAGGCAGTTGCAATAAATGAAAATACGGGAGAATTTTTACCATTTCAAGAATTAATGCATAGAAGAAGAAAATACAAAATAGAAAAAGCAGTTACAGAGTATCCCATCACAGTGAATTTTTTTGATATTTTATATTGTAATAGTAAAAGTTGTGTAGAATTAAGCTATAAAGAAAGAAGAGAAAAACTTGAAAAACATGTCAAAGAAGATGAATTTTCAAAATACATCCCCATGACCATAGTAAAAAATGAAAATGAAATTGAAGACTTTATGGAAAACAGTATCAATGCAGGTAGTGAAGGTTTGATGCTAAAGATGCTAGACAAACCATATCAAGCAGGATCCAGAGGAAGTCATTGGCTAAAACTAAAAAGAGAATACAGAAACGAATTAGGAGACAGTTTAGATCTTGTTGTAATTGGAGGATTCTTTGGAAAAGGTAGAAGAACTGGAAATTATGGAACATTACTTTTGGCAACATATGATGAAGATGATGATACATTTCCAAGCATTTGTAAAGTAGGAACGGGATTTTCAGATGAATCATTAGATCAACTATATCAAATTCTCCATCCAAAAGTTTCAATTAAAAAAAATCCACGAATTATCAGTGAAATGGAAGCAGATGTTTGGTTTGAACCCGAATTAGTTATAGAAGTTGTGGCATCAGAAATCACACTTAGTCCAATTCATAAAGCAGCATTAGGTGCAATTCGAAAAGATGCAGGGTTAGCATTAAGATTCCCAAAGTTCACAGGGAAAATCAGGGTTGAAAAAGCAGTTGAAGATGCTTCAACAAATGAAGAAGTCATCACGTTGTACAGAGGACAGAAAAAAATAGCTCATGATAAAAATAGAATTTGA
- a CDS encoding DUF47 family protein produces the protein MYSGELEVQAKRKAIAVLQDEINRILNASRELATLPELMMKKDKSGIKNTLEQISTIEEEVENLRRKITREVADVGGLIMNRENLLNTAYTMDEIAGYITGISFKLSNVKITTLKSAKLDKDITKLIELVVDEVYKLNEIIRSLNTNTANAIELAQETQTIEREIDIKYRQATLKLLTEVTNTKELMLIKDVIEGIEEMADKCQRVSDSFILLALSL, from the coding sequence ATGTATAGCGGAGAGCTTGAAGTTCAAGCAAAAAGAAAGGCTATAGCAGTTTTACAAGACGAGATCAACAGAATTCTAAATGCATCCAGAGAACTTGCAACACTTCCTGAATTAATGATGAAAAAAGACAAGTCAGGAATCAAAAACACACTAGAACAAATTTCAACAATCGAAGAAGAAGTTGAAAACTTGAGAAGAAAAATCACAAGAGAAGTTGCAGATGTGGGAGGATTAATCATGAACAGAGAAAATCTTCTAAACACAGCATACACAATGGATGAAATTGCAGGATATATCACAGGTATTTCATTCAAACTGTCAAATGTGAAAATCACAACATTGAAGAGTGCAAAACTGGATAAAGACATCACAAAACTAATTGAATTAGTTGTAGACGAAGTTTACAAACTAAATGAAATTATTCGAAGTCTTAACACCAATACTGCAAATGCCATTGAGTTAGCACAAGAAACTCAAACAATAGAAAGAGAAATTGACATTAAATACAGACAAGCAACATTGAAACTTCTCACCGAAGTTACAAATACAAAAGAGCTGATGTTAATCAAAGATGTCATTGAAGGAATTGAAGAAATGGCAGACAAATGTCAGAGAGTATCAGATTCTTTCATACTATTGGCATTGAGCCTATAA
- the endA gene encoding tRNA-intron lyase: MKSELIENRIIVWDIEDSRKLFSKGYYGKPIGIPKPKIDEIDAPLILDLIEGLYLLENKKITITKLKQKITIEQLIEICKKEIHEFDKKYLVYKNFRDKGYIINPGIKFGCDFAVYEKGPGIDHAPFLIQVYTRAESISSTGIVLAGRLATTVRKQFILAIPKGKDRVDFLALDWWKA; encoded by the coding sequence ATGAAAAGTGAATTGATTGAAAATAGAATTATAGTATGGGACATCGAAGATTCACGAAAACTTTTCAGTAAAGGATATTATGGAAAACCAATAGGAATTCCAAAACCGAAAATTGATGAAATAGATGCACCATTAATTTTAGATCTTATAGAAGGACTATATCTATTAGAAAATAAAAAAATAACAATAACAAAATTAAAACAAAAGATTACAATTGAACAATTAATTGAAATATGTAAAAAGGAAATTCATGAATTTGATAAAAAATATTTGGTTTACAAAAATTTTAGAGACAAAGGATACATCATCAACCCTGGAATAAAATTTGGATGTGACTTTGCAGTTTATGAAAAAGGACCAGGAATTGATCATGCTCCATTTTTAATTCAAGTATATACAAGAGCAGAATCAATATCTTCAACAGGAATTGTTCTTGCAGGCAGACTTGCAACCACAGTTAGAAAACAATTCATTTTGGCAATTCCAAAAGGAAAAGACAGAGTAGATTTCTTAGCTTTAGACTGGTGGAAAGCTTAA
- a CDS encoding SDR family oxidoreductase, with translation MLKFQGKLALITGSGTGIGQAIAKRFVENGASVIILGRRREPLDETAKMLEKIISEKNSGASVRIFSGVDVADEAAMNNMFDSLSKDNITIDYIINNAGVSGPVTCFANASMEDFKSTIGIHLTGTFWGSVQALRVMKEGGKIITISTFFTEERPLEQRPYRFRSPYTASQGAKNRLAELMSWELTDKGIISIATNPGPVHSDRIYKTVYPKAAAEFMRVSGFEDLIPTEVDAANKELLPLLGEDEVVIKERIAKAAEKLANGKDVAKLTETFTNLLNKIQTIAEKVQNNTSHMIANKEFLSQGQVSESVLNLCDDEIAKILNGKVIPGDRVFYPVKPHIGTTTPGVNQPDFAGKAVVFTIDATDKTDAERVEFLAQHIEKNGGKVACFISQSTPKDIQEYISSKFHSHVVDIKNSEEVERWLNTAKTNIGEILGVIHITGKLAEGLKLTELTRAEWEALTEKFISTPANVAQRALEQFVPGGSKDPRLYKDAKGAIMIVGPDLPIGRKVTGTQRAQVEVFRGALRPFTTTVNQELSDVLKSQIRMFTIFPGSVTGSEPNNQRIADAFNFLVSENAGSSSEVTFCVDESR, from the coding sequence ATGCTAAAATTTCAAGGCAAACTTGCACTAATTACAGGTAGTGGAACAGGAATAGGTCAAGCCATCGCTAAAAGATTTGTAGAAAATGGAGCTAGTGTAATTATTCTTGGGAGAAGAAGAGAGCCTTTAGATGAAACAGCAAAAATGCTAGAAAAAATTATTTCTGAAAAAAACAGCGGAGCATCTGTTAGGATATTTTCAGGAGTAGACGTAGCAGATGAAGCAGCGATGAACAACATGTTTGATTCACTTAGCAAAGACAACATTACAATAGATTACATCATCAACAATGCTGGAGTTTCAGGACCAGTAACATGTTTTGCAAATGCATCCATGGAGGATTTCAAAAGTACAATTGGAATTCATTTAACCGGAACCTTCTGGGGTTCTGTTCAAGCATTAAGAGTAATGAAAGAAGGAGGAAAGATAATTACAATTTCAACATTCTTTACAGAAGAGCGTCCTTTGGAACAAAGACCTTACAGATTTAGAAGTCCATACACAGCATCTCAAGGTGCCAAAAATAGACTTGCAGAATTGATGTCATGGGAATTAACAGACAAAGGAATAATATCAATTGCAACAAATCCAGGCCCAGTTCATTCAGATAGAATTTACAAAACAGTTTATCCAAAAGCTGCAGCAGAATTTATGAGAGTTAGCGGATTTGAAGATTTAATTCCTACCGAAGTAGATGCTGCAAACAAAGAATTGCTTCCGTTACTTGGTGAAGATGAAGTAGTAATAAAAGAAAGGATTGCAAAAGCTGCAGAAAAATTAGCAAATGGGAAGGATGTTGCAAAACTCACAGAGACATTTACAAATTTATTAAATAAAATTCAAACAATTGCTGAAAAAGTTCAGAATAACACATCACATATGATTGCAAATAAAGAATTTCTTTCCCAAGGACAAGTTTCAGAATCAGTTCTAAACTTGTGTGATGATGAAATTGCAAAAATCCTAAATGGCAAAGTCATTCCAGGAGACAGAGTATTTTATCCTGTAAAACCACACATCGGAACTACAACTCCAGGAGTTAATCAACCAGATTTTGCAGGAAAAGCAGTCGTATTTACTATTGATGCAACCGACAAAACAGACGCAGAAAGAGTAGAATTTTTGGCACAACATATAGAAAAGAACGGAGGCAAAGTTGCATGTTTCATATCACAATCAACACCAAAAGACATTCAAGAATACATTAGCAGTAAATTCCATTCACATGTTGTAGATATCAAAAATTCTGAAGAAGTGGAAAGATGGTTAAATACAGCAAAGACCAACATTGGAGAAATATTAGGAGTCATTCACATCACAGGAAAATTGGCTGAAGGATTGAAATTAACAGAATTAACACGTGCCGAGTGGGAAGCATTAACTGAGAAGTTTATCTCAACTCCTGCAAATGTTGCACAAAGAGCACTTGAGCAATTTGTGCCAGGAGGAAGCAAAGATCCTCGACTATACAAAGATGCAAAAGGTGCAATAATGATTGTAGGGCCAGATCTTCCAATAGGCAGAAAAGTCACAGGAACTCAAAGGGCACAAGTGGAAGTATTCAGAGGGGCATTGAGACCATTTACAACAACAGTCAATCAAGAACTTAGCGATGTGTTGAAATCACAAATCAGAATGTTTACAATTTTCCCAGGTTCAGTAACAGGTTCAGAACCAAATAATCAAAGAATTGCAGATGCATTTAATTTCCTTGTTTCAGAAAATGCTGGTTCATCATCAGAAGTAACTTTCTGTGTTGATGAATCAAGATAA
- a CDS encoding sulfite exporter TauE/SafE family protein — protein sequence MIDQLWLIPLGFAAGVLGSMIGLGGGIIVVPVLTFLGFPPTTAASNSLFAALSNATASTISYSKQKRIEFSLGIKLGLLSVPGTILGAIISTDITPDVFKILFGFILIASAAYIFLRKKIETKEKVISKQMMIFAIGASFFAGIISSFFGIGGGIIFVPLMVVGMGMMMKKAAPTSQMILLFASFSGVIVHSLLGHPDFLQAGFLAIGSFIGGLVGARLSIDIKERYLQILVSVVILIAAAKLFFDSLSGNLLGF from the coding sequence ATGATTGATCAATTATGGCTGATTCCTTTAGGGTTTGCAGCTGGTGTTTTAGGTTCTATGATTGGCCTTGGCGGTGGGATTATCGTAGTACCTGTTTTAACCTTCTTGGGGTTTCCTCCCACAACTGCTGCAAGTAATAGTTTGTTTGCAGCATTAAGTAATGCTACTGCATCTACAATTTCTTATTCAAAACAAAAACGAATTGAATTTTCTCTTGGGATAAAACTTGGATTACTTTCTGTTCCTGGAACTATTCTTGGCGCAATAATTTCCACGGATATAACTCCTGATGTTTTCAAGATTTTATTTGGTTTTATATTGATTGCATCTGCAGCTTACATCTTTTTACGAAAAAAAATTGAAACAAAAGAAAAAGTAATTTCAAAACAAATGATGATTTTTGCAATAGGTGCAAGTTTCTTTGCTGGTATCATATCATCTTTTTTTGGAATTGGAGGTGGAATAATTTTTGTTCCTTTAATGGTGGTTGGAATGGGAATGATGATGAAAAAGGCTGCTCCTACATCTCAAATGATTTTATTATTTGCTTCTTTCTCTGGAGTTATAGTTCATAGCTTATTAGGACATCCTGATTTTCTTCAAGCAGGTTTTCTAGCAATTGGTTCTTTCATTGGTGGATTAGTTGGTGCAAGATTGTCTATTGATATTAAGGAAAGGTATTTGCAAATTCTTGTTTCTGTGGTAATTTTAATTGCAGCTGCAAAGTTATTTTTTGATTCTCTGTCTGGAAATCTTTTGGGATTTTAG
- a CDS encoding DUF192 domain-containing protein → MTTRAQALVPITIAAVIIGVIGMLTLPSDSKLESVEFPRGTILVDDVALEVQIADSEPRRVRGLMFQDQLPYDQGMIFVFDEPGLYSLWMLNMQFPLDMIWFDQDGSVVHIEKNVPPCKTALEITTCQSVVPENEASFVLEVTSGFVDQNNITTNSKLTIISI, encoded by the coding sequence ATGACTACCCGAGCTCAAGCATTAGTTCCAATCACTATTGCTGCTGTAATAATTGGAGTCATTGGCATGCTTACTCTTCCAAGTGATAGTAAACTAGAATCTGTCGAATTTCCCCGAGGTACTATTTTAGTAGATGATGTTGCTCTTGAAGTTCAAATAGCTGATTCTGAGCCAAGACGTGTACGTGGATTAATGTTTCAAGATCAACTGCCTTATGATCAAGGCATGATATTTGTATTTGATGAACCAGGTCTGTATTCTTTATGGATGTTAAACATGCAATTCCCCCTGGACATGATTTGGTTTGATCAAGATGGCAGTGTTGTACACATTGAAAAAAACGTGCCACCATGCAAAACTGCATTGGAAATCACAACCTGTCAAAGTGTAGTTCCTGAAAATGAAGCATCTTTTGTTCTTGAAGTCACTTCTGGGTTTGTTGATCAAAACAATATTACAACAAATTCTAAATTGACTATCATTTCAATATAG
- a CDS encoding iron dependent repressor, metal binding and dimerization domain protein: MKSKNSKRLDSIKAAHQSERDRSSTRMEDYLEIISELVELKGYATTLDISRYMNVSAPSVTKMLQRLDENGFLEYEKYHGINLTEKGIEIAEGIRQKHGILLEFFEILGVGYDTANQDTEGIEHHLNPKTIKQLRKFITFLKANPKIIDNFKNL; encoded by the coding sequence ATGAAATCTAAAAATTCAAAAAGATTGGATTCTATCAAAGCGGCACATCAATCAGAAAGAGATCGTTCAAGTACAAGAATGGAAGACTATTTAGAAATAATTTCAGAATTAGTAGAATTGAAAGGGTATGCCACAACATTAGACATATCAAGATACATGAATGTAAGTGCACCAAGTGTTACCAAAATGCTTCAAAGATTAGATGAGAATGGATTTTTAGAATATGAAAAATATCACGGAATAAATTTAACAGAAAAAGGAATTGAGATTGCAGAAGGCATAAGACAAAAGCATGGAATTTTGTTAGAATTTTTTGAAATTTTAGGAGTAGGATATGATACAGCAAATCAAGATACAGAAGGAATTGAACATCATCTCAACCCAAAAACAATTAAACAGTTAAGAAAATTTATCACTTTTCTAAAAGCTAATCCAAAAATAATTGATAATTTTAAAAATCTTTAA